A single window of Colletotrichum destructivum chromosome 9, complete sequence DNA harbors:
- a CDS encoding Putative afadin/alpha-actinin-binding protein, whose translation MADNDNLRTASLYINNQLLSRGLLRDGQTINFADPEDNPGGTEATMGKIMSIVNDLILRRDRDAENRENLSTTLRTVRAENLRYTNDISRLSEKNTEAQRKLDISEATENTLRTQLKSADAAVRGLKDEVARAKTLVAQTRASCATEVRRRDRQIDGLKKQLGDAGRPRGAAKSSAVTVISVVAGEGEEKVSPRRVGKAGAGTDDSNYDLRSETNEFLTDLARNLSDENETLLALVRRTTKRLREMSGCDVRTSQGDGHAVALPTAEDVAFELDAILEHLRSILTNPSFAPIEEVEIREEEIARLRAGWVKMENRWQEAVHLIDGWRRRMVADGKSVNMEELKMGLRLSPVRVRDVEETQQGGVDMQELSCVQEECTADLEEYEGEDQEEEEEQEEEEEEEDQSMPDSPCPAPQRVESLHLVPAPDRHYAAPEEAECNEEDQQSDYESSIFEDANVEEVDVEEPNVQILQQSAAFLSSPPLPPPPQLSPLREMPSAGNRDARPRRERQGDHHMTAVEKPRTIRAVDTAAPKPPPHLVQLPRSPQKHSHPVDDRSRTTSAASIESSSTHNGAPLITPSGTPPPPDVNKTPTARKLPKPPRLVAAAAPAAPSPAVSAPKENLCPVKTVRTVSQESQESLTSQESCDMAPPAPAIQPNDTNKAATPHRTPLRRVPSRLPLPRPSDPPPQQSPLTMATIAAKLAASEREADAARVRAKLKAARGGAFGKPTPATQQQQQPMPAPPPPETIVAMPAEPQQPNGSPARTTSEDQDLDPVKRDLPQDEDQEHAQPQPVKRKRDRRASKVASRRRSTLSPWEMESLISGQVAVPPSPSR comes from the exons ATGGCGGACAACGACAATCTACGTACGGCGTCGCTGTACATCAACAATCAGCTGCTCTCGCGAGGTCTCCTTCGCGATGGCCAGACAATCAACTTCGCTGACCCGGAGGACAACCCGGGCGGCACCGAGGCCACCATGGGCAAGATCATGAGCATTGTCAATGATTTGATCTTGCGCAGAGAC cgcgacgccgagaaccgCGAGAACCTCTCCACCACCCTGCGCACCGTCCGCGCCGAAAACCTCCGATACACGAACGATATATCACGCCTTTCGGAGAAGAACACCGAGGCCCAGCGGAAGCTCGACATCAGCGAGGCCACCGAGAACACACTACGAACCCAGCTCAAgtcggccgacgccgccgtccgcggTCTCAAGGACGAGGTGGCTCGCGCCAAGACCCTCGTGGCCCAGACCCGCGCCTCATGCGCGACCGAAGTCCGACGCCGCGACCGCCAGATCGACGGTCTGAAGAAGCaactcggcgacgccggtcGTCCCCGCGGCGCCGCAAAGAGCTCggccgtcaccgtcatcagcgttgtcgccggcgagggcgaggagaaggtgtCGCCCAGACGCGTGGGTAAGGCCGGCGCGGGCACGGACGACTCCAACTACGACCTTCGCAGCGAGACGAACGAGTTCCTGACGGATCTGGCGAGAAACCTGAGCGATGAAAACGAAACCCTTCTGGCCCTGGTCCGACGGACGACGAAGCGCCTGCGCGAAATGAGCGGCTGCGATGTCCGGACAAGTCAAGGTGATGGGCATGCCGTCGCACTCCCCACTGCCGAGGACGTGGCTTTCGAGCTGGACGCCATTCTTGAGCATCTGCGCTCCATTCTGACGAACCCCTCGTTCGCCCCTatcgaggaggtcgagatccGTGAGGAGGAGATTGCCCGTCTGCGCGCCGGCTGGGTCAAGATGGAGAACCGCTGGCAGGAGGCCGTCCACCTCATCGatggctggcggcggcgtatGGTTGCCGACGGCAAGTCAGTCAATATGGAGGAGCTCAAGATGGGTCTTCGACTGAGCCCCGTGCGCGTTCGCGATGTTGAGGAGACGCAGCAGGGCGGAGTGGACATGCAGGAGCTTTCTTGCGTCCAGGAAGAGTGCACTGCTGACCTTGAAGAGTACGAAGGAGAAGAccaggaagaggaagaggagcaggaggaggaggaggaagaagaggaccAGTCTATGCCCGACTCTCCCTGCCCTGCTCCGCAGAGAGTCGAGTCTCTGCATCTCGTTCCCGCTCCGGACCGACACTATGCGGCTCCCGAAGAGGCAGAATGCAACGAAGAGGACCAACAGAGCGACTATGAGTCGAGTATTTTTGAGGACGCCAACGTTGAAGAAGTCGACGTGGAGGAGCCCAATGTCCAGATCCTCCAACAGTCTGCTGCTTTCCTGAGCTCTCCTCCTCtaccgcctcctcctcagtTGAGCCCGCTGCGCGAAATGCCATCTGCCGGCAACCGCGATgcccggccgaggcgcgaGAGACAGGGAGACCACCACATGACGGCGGTTGAGAAGCCTCGCaccatccgcgccgtcgacaccgccgcccccaaaCCACCGCCCCATCTCGTCCAGCTCCCGAGATCCCCGCAGAAGCATTCTCACCCAGTTGACGACCGCTCCCGCACTACGTCTGCCGCCTCGATCGAATCCAGCTCAACCCACAACGGCGCGCCCCTCATCACACCATCCGGAaccccgccaccgcctgATGTGAACAAAACACCTACAGCTCGTAAGCTTCCGAAGCCGCCACGTTtggtagcagcagcagctcctgcggcgccttcgcccgcGGTATCCGCACCAAAGGAGAACCTGTGTCCAGTCAAGACCGTCCGCACAGTTTCCCAAGAGAGCCAGGAGAGCTTAACAAGCCAGGAAAGCTGCGACATGGCGCCTCCTGCGCCTGCCATACAGCCCAACGACACCAACAAAGCCGCGACACCGCACCGTACTCCTCTCCGTCGCGTCCCCTCCcgtctccccctccctcgtccATCAGACCCGCCACCACAGCAGAGTCCCCTGACGATGGCCACCATCGCAGCCAAGCTTGCCGCCTCCGAGCGCGAAGCTGACGCAGCACGCGTCCGcgccaagctcaaggccgcccGCGGAGGCGCCTTCGGCAAACCTACGCCCGCGacccaacagcagcaacagccgatgccggcccctcccccaccaGAGACCATCGTGGCGATGCCAGCAGAGCCGCAGCAGCCCAACGGCTCGCCCGCGAGGACAACGTCGGAGGACCAAGACCTCGACCCCGTCAAGCGCGATCTCCCGCAGGACGAGGACCAGGAACATGCGCAACCGCAGCCCGTGAAGCGCAAGCGCGACAGGCGCGCGAGCAAAGTtgcgtcgaggaggcggagcaCGCTCAGCCCGTGGGAGATGGAGAGTCTCATCTCGGGTCAAGTCGCTGTCCCACCATCGCCTTCGCGATAA
- a CDS encoding Putative tRNA (uracil-O(2)-)-methyltransferase: MAYNPRALGQSADPLIHDVSGEVWHPLWQQDCAFGPDVFEDVMMNLVKNPNINSSWLFRADILHDSDPTWTPSSPPLASDSPEEDAAAAQNVQQQQQQQQQRPVPIVFRGFHNDRVLVRRLIPRNTRRDDPLEQTCVFASCTPDATKTRSLVVYLPHASSPDDLPFYHPKVRGVAHLHEWDAARAVGTVSIHYLFYSETDFAVDKLVRTARMLLQALWKHGQGRVQGYTKRVHHDVVIPQARFQNRYAELKLKYAKDLVENWAETTDPSKHVFEDLGIAAFLIELWADMYKDQPFPGFVDIGCGNGLLVYLLIKEGYSGWGFDARARKSWAKYNSVQNGRDSLQALVLLPDIIPRPSYTEGQEPVLDLAKVHNGAFPKDTFIVSNHADELTPWTPILATLSDSPFIMIPCCSHALGGQKYRPPPPRDKTKSQSTYASLVDWAAQIAEDCGWTVETEMLRIPSTRNTALLGRTRTRDFEEVNIDGVLAKYGGTEGYFESAAKLTKSEKGH; this comes from the coding sequence ATGGCTTACAACCCAAGGGCACTTGGGCAATCAGCGGATCCcctcatccatgatgtcTCGGGCGAGGTCTGGCACCCTCTGTGGCAGCAGGATTGCGCCTTCGGACCCGACGTCTTTGAGGATGTCATGATGAATCTGGTCAAGAACCCAAACATCAACTCGTCATGGCTCTTCCGTGCCGACATCCTTCATGATTCCGACCCAACCTGGAcaccctcctctcctccccttgCATCAGACTCACCCGAagaagatgccgccgccgcacaAAAtgtgcagcagcagcagcagcagcagcagcagcggcctGTCCCTATCGTGTTCAGGGGTTTTCACAACGACCGTGTTCTCGTGCGTAGGCTGATCCCGCGCAACACTCGCCGGGACGATCCGTTGGAGCAGACGTGCGTCTTCGCCTCATGTACCCCAGATGCCACCAAGACCAGGTCCCTGGTCGTCTACCTCCCCCACGCTTCCTCTCCCGACGACCTCCCCTTCTACCACCCCAAGGTCCGGGGTGTCGCGCATCTTCACGAGTGGGACGCTGCGCGTGCCGTGGGAACTGTCTCCATCCACTACCTGTTCTACAGCGAGACAgacttcgccgtcgacaagctgGTGCGCACCGCCCgcatgctgctgcaggccCTCTGGAAGCACGGCCAGGGGCGCGTTCAAGGCTACACCAAGCGAGTGCACCATGACGTTGTCATCCCCCAGGCGCGCTTCCAGAACCGCTACGCAGAGCTCAAGCTCAAGTATGCGAAAGACTTGGTGGAGAACTGGGCCGAGACCACTGACCCTTCGAAACACGTCTTTGAGGATCTAGGCATCGCTGCTTTTCTGATCGAGCTCTGGGCAGACATGTACAAGGACCAGCCGTTTcccggcttcgtcgacatTGGCTGCGGCAATGGCCTCCTGGTCTATCTTTTGATAAAAGAGGGCTACTCCGGCTGGGGGTTCGACGCCAGAGCGAGAAAGTCCTGGGCCAAGTATAATTCCGTCCAGAACGGGCGGGATTCTCTCCAAGCGTTGGTTCTCCTCCCTGACATCATCCCCAGGCCATCGTACaccgagggccaggagcCTGTTCTGGACTTGGCAAAGGTGCACAACGGCGCATTCCCCAAGGACACCTTCATCGTCTCGAACCACGCGGACGAGCTGACGCCGTGGACGCCCATCCTCGCGACACTCTCTGATAGCCCCTTCATCATGATTCCTTGCTGTAGCCACGCGCTCGGCGGCCAAAAGTACCGGCCCCCACCCCCGCGAGACAAGACAAAGTCGCAGTCGACGTATGCGTCCCTGGTCGACTGGGCGGCGCAGATTGCCGAAGATTGCGGCTGGACCGTTGAGACGGAAATGCTGCGCATCCCGAGCACGCGAAACACGGCCTTGCTGGggcggacgcggacgcgggATTTCGAGGAGGTCAATATAGACGGTGTCTTGGCCAAGTATGGCGGTACGGAGGGATACTTTGAAAGCGCAGCAAAGTTGACAAAGTCGGAAAAGGGGCACTAG
- a CDS encoding Putative F-box domain, tetratricopeptide-like helical domain superfamily, translated as MAPSGHLPRVRSSEASIEKGRAAYADQRFRVALEHFTLVAGNCPCSNPRGGSGGGGTAASGSSVADHQQRRRRERCTCRDFSEAASRHCHERGSVYAEATKECRCGAEKTWGRCHREGHVQALDYRAACFEKMGNLDKARKDAEWLLEIAPRRLEGYMRLGKIYRLEKKPEMAWAAWSAGIEVGQNEGLIRTAKYEQLRKIREPLHKHFCRRDPLDLPIELIEKIFSYFEFQELCRVSGVCKRWDQFLDTHPYIWREVHFPTLNPQKPPKVSFLKTLRRRTGGGARSLVVPNAHTFQLNESKWLSLIQTTNPQMTNRLEIGYIKRNLEGDWGYKLPPKPLFFQGVKELRFSFHEITRPEYRGRGGPQPFVRQFVERARENLEEILLFSMYLQDLGWPELPRLKVLQLTGPLNSPVNQLTPERRIDPFVLARATPNLEQLYMDNFGVFTGVDSLSPPDDCWSLWTRLQVIKLGKACGALSMGDKRHFPPLHPSSFRVLDARAAHQGNHGDWLPQQLPLDYSGYPAAEGAADSSAPLVTYPNLERLWMPRLPLSVDLATVLLEPAIRSGRLRELGLCWRQDPGQFFPGALAWLRGAASVRTFGFFNFDFESHAALTRDPAHRGVDPIDLLFEFLEAFPNLEVLELHSELCEPRRIGAVIERVARLGRLRRVYQRALTGVPMDQLRAFCEAHGVELVYGGWDDLFPVSLEPLGPVEPVEANMSDMLALKEN; from the exons ATGGCGCCTTCGGGTCACCTCCCCCGCGTGCGCTCTTCAGAGGCCTCAATCGAGAAAGGCCGCGCAGCCTACGCGGACCAGCGCTTCCgtgtcgccctcgagcacttcaccctcgtcgccgggAACTGCCCTTGCTCGAACCCccgtggcggcagcggtggtgGAGGCACCGCAGCGTCCGGAAGCTCGGTCGCCGACCATCaacagcgccgccgtcgggagcGATGCACGTGCCGCGACTTCAGCGAGGCCGCCTCCCGGCACTGCCATGAGAGGGGCAGCGTCTACGCTGAGGCGACTAAGGAGTGCAGGTGCGGCGCCGAGAAGACATGGGGGCGCTGCCACCGCGAGGGCCACGTCCAGGCGCTCGACTACCGTGCCGCGTGCTTCGAGAAGATGGGGAACCTGGACAAGGCGAGGAAGGATGCCGAGTGGCTGTTGGAGATTGCGCCGCGGAGGCTGGAG GGTTACATGAGGTTGGGGAAGATTTACAggctcgagaagaagcccgagatggcatgggccgcatggaGTGCCGGCATCGAAGTCGGACAGAATGAGGGGCTGATCAGGACGGCCAAGTATGAG CAACTTCGAAAGATCCGGGAACCGCTGCATAAGCACTTTTGCCGGAGGGATCCTCTAGACCTACCAATTGAATTGATCGAGAAGATCTTTTCATATTTCGAATTCCAAGAACTATG CCGGGTATCGGGCGTCTGCAAACGATGGGACCAGTTCCTCGACACCCACCCCTACATCTGGCGCGAAGTCCACTTCCCGACCCTGAACCCCCAGAAGCCGCCCAAGGTGTCGTTCCTCAAGACGCTCCGGAGgcgcaccggcggcggcgcccgcaGCCTCGTCGTGCCCAACGCCCACACCTTCCAGCTCAACGAGAGCAAGTGGCTGTCGCTCATCCAGACGACGAACCCGCAGATGACGAACCGCCTCGAGATCGGCTACATCAAGCGCAACCTCGAGGGCGACTGGGGGTACAAGctgccgccgaagccgctcTTCTTCCAGGGTGTCAAAGAGCTGCGCTTTAGCTTCCACGAGATCACCAGACCTGAGtaccgcggccgcggcggcccaCAACCGTTCGTCAGGCAGTTTGTCGAGCGGGCGCGGGAGAACCTCGAGGAGATCCTGCTCTTCAGCATGTACCTGCAAGATCTGGGCTGGCCCGAGCTGCCCCGTCTCAAGGTCCTCCAGCTGACCGGGCCCCTCAACTCGCCGGTGAACCAGCTGACCCCTGAACGTCGAATCGATCCT TTCGTCCTCGCCCGGGCAACGCCGAACCTGGAACAGCTCTACATGGACAACTTCGGCGTCTTCACCGGCGTCGATTCGTTGTCCCCGCCCGACGACTGCTGGTCCCTCTGGACGCGCCTGCAGGTGATCAAGCTAGGCAAGGCGTGCGGCGCGCTCTCCATGGGCGACAAGCGCCACTTCCCGCCGCTGCACCCGTCGTCCTTCCGCGTTCTAGACGCCCGCGCCGCGCACCAGGGCAACCACGGCGACTGGCTCCCGCAGCAGCTGCCCCTCGACTACTCGGGCTACCcagccgccgagggcgcggccgactcgtcggcgccccTCGTCACGTACCCCAACCTCGAGCGGCTGTGGATGCCGCGCCTGCCGCTcagcgtcgacctcgccaccGTGCTCCTCGAGCCCGCCATCCGTTCCGGGAGGCTgcgcgagctcggcctcTGCTGGCGCCAGGACCCGGGCCAGTTCTTCCCCGGCGCGCTGGCCTGGCTGCGCGGCGCCGCGTCGGTGCGCACGTTCGGCTTCTTCAACTTTGACTTCGAGTCGCACGCGGCGTTGACGCGCGACCCGGCGcaccgcggcgtcgacccgATCGACCTGCTCTTCGAGTTTCTCGAGGCCTTCCCGAACCTCGAGGTGCTCGAGCTGCACTCGGAGCTGTGCGAGCCGCGCcgcatcggcgccgtcatcgagcGCGTCGCGCGGCTGGGCCGGCTGAGGCGGGTCTATCAGCGCGCGCTGACGGGCGTGCCCATGGACCAGCTGCGGGCCTTTTGCGAGGCacacggcgtcgagctggTGTACGGCGGCTGGGACGACCTGTTCCCCGTCTCCTTGGAACCGCTGGGCCCCGTCGAGCCGGTCGAGGCCAATATGTCGGATATGTTGGCGTTGAAGGAGAACTGA